The following is a genomic window from Nocardioides thalensis.
GGTCGGCTACGAGAAGTTCGACTCGCAGGGCAACCCCGACGAGGCGCCCAACCTGGCGCCCGAGGTGGCCAGTGACGAGGCCATCATCGGCGTCGTCGGCCCCGCCTTCTCCGGTGAGTCCGCCGCCGCGGGCCCGATCTTCGCCGACGCCGGCGTGCCGACGATCACTCCGTCGGCGACCAACCCGACGCTCGCCGAGAACGGCTGGGACACGTTCCACCGCGCGCTCGGCAACGACGCGACCCAGGGTCCCGCCGCCGCGAAGTACATCCAGGAGACCATCGGCTCCGAGGCGACGTTCGTGATCGACGACGCGTCCGAGTACGGCGCCGGCCTCGCCGGCATCGTCGAGGACTCGCTCGGTGACGTGGTCGTCGGCACCGACACCATCCAGGCCGGTGACACCGACTTCTCGGCGACGGTCACCAAGGCGGTCGACTCCAAGGCCGACACGATCTTCTTCGGCGGCTACTACGCCGAGGCGACGATCCTCATCGGCCAGCTGCGTGACGGTGGCTTCGACGGCCAGTTCGTCGTCGCCGACGGCGTGAAGGACCCGGCCTACCTCGAGGCCGGCGACGACGCCGAGGGCACGATCATCACCTGCCCCTGCATCCCCGACACCGACCCGGCCGTTGCCGAGTTCGCGGAGGCCTTCGAGGCGGAGTTCGGCAGCGCGCCGGGCACCTACGCCGCTGAGGCGTACGACGCCGCGAACATCTTCCTCGACGGCATCGCGGAGGGCATCGACAACCGCGAGGACATGCTGGAGTTCGTCAACGAGTACGACGAGGCCGGTGTGACCAAGCAGCTGGCGTTCGACGAGACGGGCGAGCCGACGGACGTGCACGTCTACTCGTACACCGTCGAGGGTGGCGAGATCGTCCCCGAGGGTGAGATCGAGTAGTTCCGGTCTGACCGTCGAACCATGAGACAGGTCGCTGCGGCCGGGGACCACAAGTCCCCGGCCGTAGCCCTGTCCGAGCAGGTCCTAGGAGGCCTGGGTGAACTTTGACTTCTTCTTCAGCAACCTGCCCGAGCTGACTGTCGGTGGGCTCGCGTTCGGCGCCATCTACGCGCTGATCGCGTTGGGCTACACGATGGTCTACGGCGTGCTGCAGCTCATCAACTTCGCGCACTCCGAGGTGTTCATGTACGGCACCTTCGCGATGCTCTGGACGATCATGGCGCTGAACGGCGCCGAGGCTGACGGCATCAAGCTGATCGCCATCCTGATCGCGGCGCTGCTCGCCGCGATGGCGATGTCGGCGGTGATCGCGCTGGTGCTCGAGCGGGTCGCCTACCGGCGCCTCATCAAGAACAACGCTCCCCGGCTGATCGCCCTGATCTCCGCCATCGGCGCGTC
Proteins encoded in this region:
- a CDS encoding branched-chain amino acid ABC transporter substrate-binding protein gives rise to the protein MRRNKVVGVGAVALTLGLALSACGTTEDGDGGGDAGGGDAACDVSLAFFGPETGPAAGLGAPIIDGAQLAIDQYNEDAECEVGYEKFDSQGNPDEAPNLAPEVASDEAIIGVVGPAFSGESAAAGPIFADAGVPTITPSATNPTLAENGWDTFHRALGNDATQGPAAAKYIQETIGSEATFVIDDASEYGAGLAGIVEDSLGDVVVGTDTIQAGDTDFSATVTKAVDSKADTIFFGGYYAEATILIGQLRDGGFDGQFVVADGVKDPAYLEAGDDAEGTIITCPCIPDTDPAVAEFAEAFEAEFGSAPGTYAAEAYDAANIFLDGIAEGIDNREDMLEFVNEYDEAGVTKQLAFDETGEPTDVHVYSYTVEGGEIVPEGEIE